One Pecten maximus chromosome 16, xPecMax1.1, whole genome shotgun sequence DNA window includes the following coding sequences:
- the LOC117344884 gene encoding glyceraldehyde-3-phosphate dehydrogenase-like has product MSDIKVGINGFGRIGRLVMRAALDKQMNVVAINDPFIDLEYMVYMMKYDSTHGRCTYTVDYDKDNKKLIVNGQKIAVFAERDPAAIGWGDSGADYVVESTGVFTTLEKAAAHQKGGAKKVIISAPSADAPMFVMGVNHKSYQNSMNIVSNASCTTNCLAPLAKVINDKFGIVEGLMTTVHAITATQKTVDGPSGKDWRSGRGAFQNIIPSSTGAAKAVGKVIPELNGKLTGMAFRVPVPDVSVVDLTCRLKNGATYDEIKAAIKSAADGDLNGFLGYTEDKVVSQDFCGDSRSSIFDANAGIALNNNFVKLISWYDNEFGYSCRVVDLIKHMKSCE; this is encoded by the exons ATGTCTGATATCAAAGTAGGAATCAACGG ATTTGGCCGTATTGGCCGTCTTGTGATGCGTGCTGCCCTAGATAAACAAATGAACGTTGTTGCAATCAACGATCCGTTCATTGATTTGGAATACATG GTATATATGATGAAGTACGATTCCACACACGGTCGCTGTACCTACACTGTGGATTATGATAAAGATAACAAAAAACTCATCGTAAATGGACAAAAGATCGCCGTCTTTGCAGA ACGTGATCCAGCTGCTATTGGTTGGGGTGACTCTGGTGCAGACTATGTTGTAGAATCAACAGGTGTCTTCACAACATTGGAAAAGGCTGCC GCTCATCAGAAAGGAGGGGCCAAGAAAGTCATTATTTCTGCACCATCTGCTGATGCACCTATGTTTGTCATGGGAGTCAACCACAAAAGTTATCAAAACAGTATGAATATTGTCAG CAATGCTTCCTGCACTACCAACTGCTTGGCTCCTCTTGCCAAGGTGATCAACGATAAGTTTGGTATTGTGGAGGGTTTGATGACCACCGTACATGCCATCACAGCCACACAAAAGACAGTGGATGGTCCTAGTGGCAAGGACTGGCGTAGTGGACGTGGAGCTTTCCAGAATATCATTCCATCCTCCACAGGCGCTGCCAAGGCTGTCGGCAAGGTCATTCCAGAACTTAATGG AAAACTGACTGGAATGGCTTTCCGTGTCCCTGTTCCGGATGTGTCTGTTGTTGACTTGACCTGCCGACTAAAAAATGGT GCTACCTACGATGAAATCAAAGCTGCCATCAAGAGTGCAGCTGATGGAGATCTGAACGGATTCCTTGGCTACACCGAGGATAAAGTGGTGTCACAAGATTTCTGTGGGGATTCAAGGAGCAGTATCTTTGATGCTAATGCTGGAATTGCACTCAACAACAACTTTGTCAAATTAATCTCCTG GTATGACAACGAGTTCGGATACAGTTGCCGTGTTGTTGATCTGATCAAGCACATGAAAAGTTGTGAATGA